In Piliocolobus tephrosceles isolate RC106 chromosome 10, ASM277652v3, whole genome shotgun sequence, a single window of DNA contains:
- the WNT1 gene encoding proto-oncogene Wnt-1 has translation MGLWALLPGWVSATLLLALAALPAALAANSSGRWWGIVNVASSTNLLTDSKSLQLVLEPSLQLLSRKQRRLIRQNPGILHSVSGGLQSAVRECKWQFRNRRWNCPTAPGPHLFGKIVNRGCRETAFIFAITSAGVTHSVARSCSEGSIESCTCDYRRRGPGGPDWHWGGCSDNIDFGRLFGREFVDSGEKGRDLRFLMNLHNNEAGRTTVFSEMRQECKCHGMSGSCTVRTCWMRLPTLRAVGDVLRDRFDGASRVLYGNRGSNRASRAELLRLEPEDPAHKPPSPHDLVYFEKSPNFCTYSGRLGTAGTAGRACNSSSPALDGCELLCCGRGHRTRTQRVTERCNCTFHWCCHVSCRNCTHTRVLHECL, from the exons ATGGGGCTCTGGGCGCTGTTGCCTGGCTGGGTTTCTGCTACGCTGCTACTGGCGCTGGCCGCTCTGCCCGCAGCCCTGGCTGCCAACAGCAGTGGCCGATGGTG GGGTATTGTGAACGTAGCCTCCTCCACGAACCTGCTGACGGACTCCAAGAGTCTGCAACTGGTACTCGAGCCCAGTCTGCAGCTGTTAAGCCGCAAACAGCGGCGTCTGATACGCCAAAATCCGGGGATCCTGCACAGCGTGAGTGGGGGGCTGCAGAGTGCCGTGCGCGAGTGTAAGTGGCAGTTCCGGAATCGCCGCTGGAACTGTCCCACTGCTCCAGGGCCCCACCTCTTCGGCAAGATCGTCAACCGAG GCTGTCGAGAAACGGCGTTTATCTTCGCTATCACCTCCGCCGGGGTCACCCATTCCGTGGCGCGCTCCTGCTCAGAGGGTTCCATCGAATCCTGCACATGTGACTACCGGCGGCGCGGCCCCGGGGGCCCCGACTGGCACTGGGGGGGCTGCAGCGACAACATTGACTTCGGCCGCCTCTTCGGCCGGGAGTTCGTGGACTCCGGGGAGAAGGGGCGGGACCTGCGCTTCCTCATGAACCTTCACAACAACGAGGCTGGCCGTACG ACCGTATTCTCCGAGATGCGCCAGGAGTGCAAGTGCCACGGGATGTCCGGTTCCTGCACGGTGCGCACGTGCTGGATGCGGCTGCCCACGCTGCGCGCCGTGGGCGATGTGCTGCGCGACCGCTTCGACGGCGCCTCGCGCGTCCTCTACGGCAACCGCGGCAGCAACCGCGCTTCGCGGGCGGAGCTGCTGCGCCTGGAGCCGGAAGACCCGGCCCACAAACCGCCCTCCCCCCACGACCTCGTGTACTTCGAGAAATCGCCCAACTTCTGCACGTACAGCGGACGCCTGGGTACAGCTGGCACGGCAGGGCGCGCCTGTAACAGCTCGTCGCCCGCGCTGGACGGCTGCGAGCTGCTCTGCTGCGGCAGGGGCCACCGCACGCGCACGCAGCGCGTCACCGAGCGCTGCAACTGCACCTTCCACTGGTGCTGCCACGTCAGCTGCCGCAACTGCACGCACACGCGCGTACTGCACGAGTGTCTGTGA
- the DDN gene encoding dendrin, with amino-acid sequence MLDGPLFSEGPDSPRELQDEESGSCLWVQKSKLLVIEVKTISCHYSRRAPSRQPMDFQANHWARGFQNRTCGPRPGSPQPPPRRPWASRVLQEATNWRAGPLAEVRAREQEKRKAASQEREAKETERKRRKAGGARRSPPGRPRPEPRNAPRAAQPAGLPAPLRPERLAPVGRAPRPSAQPQSDPGSAWAGPWGGRRPGPPSYEAHLLLRGSAGTAPRRRWDRPPPYVAPPSYEGPHRTLGTKRGPGHSQVPTSSAPPPTPARTEGGRTKKRLDPRIYRDVLGAWGLRQGQGLLGGSPGCGAARARPEPGKGVVEKSLGLAAADLNGGSDSHPQAKATGSAGTETTPAGSATAAPSAPRPAPRSRHHLKGSREGKEGKEQIWFPKCWIPSPKKQLPRHSQTLPRPWAPGGTGWRESLGLGEGAGPETLEGWKATRRAHTLPRSSQGPSRGEGVFVIDATCVVIRSQYVPTPRTQQVQLLPSGVTRVVGESASQSKPGKEESEGATGFPSPGQKRLSNSRLLHQPGRGRGGEAEGGRPGDSPLEERTSRILGLLAPEVNLRDAPTQPGSPEHQALGPGASGAQGRAEGSEVAVVQRRAGRGWARTPGPYAGALREAVSRIRRHTAPDSDTDEAEELSVHSGSSDGSDTEAPGASWRNERTLPGVGNSSPEEDGKTAELSDSVGEILDVISQTEEVLFGVRDIRGTQQGNRKRQ; translated from the exons atgCTGGATGGCCCACTGTTCTCCGAGGGGCCTGACAGCCCCCGGGAGCTCCAGGATGAGGAGTCTGGCAGCTGCCTCTGGGTGCAGAAGTCCAAGCTATTGGTGATAGAAGTGAAGACTATTTCCTGTCATTATAGTCGCCGCGCCCCTTCTCGACAGCCCATGGACTTCCAGGCCAACCACTGGGCTCGCGGGTTCCAGAACCGCAC GTGTGGGCCGCGCCCGGGATCCCCACAGCCGCCGCCCCGCCGGCCCTGGGCCTCCAGGGTGCTGCAGGAGGCGACCAACTGGCGGGCGGGGCCCCTGGCCGAGGTCCGAGCTCGggagcaagagaaaaggaaagcgGCGTCGCAGGAGCGGGAGGCCAAGGAGACCGAGCGAAAAAGGCGCAAGGCTGGTGGGGCCCGACGGAGCCCCCCGGGTCGGCCCCGCCCGGAGCCCCGCAACGCCCCTCGGGCAGCCCAGCCGGCAGGGCTCCCTGCTCCCTTGCGGCCGGAGCGCCTGGCGCCGGTGGGGCGAGCGCCCCGTCCATCCGCGCAGCCGCAGAGCGACCCAGGGTCGGCGTGGGCGGGGCCCTGGGGAGGTCGGCGGCCAGGGCCCCCAAGCTACGAGGCTCACCTGCTGCTGAGAGGTTCTGCCGGGACCGCCCCGCGACGCCGCTGGGACCGGCCGCCACCCTACGTGGCTCCACCTTCTTACGAAGGCCCCCATAGGACCTTGGGGACTAAGAGAGGCCCAGGACACTCCCAGGTGCCCACTTCATCAGCCCCACCTCCGACTCCGGCCAGGACAGAGGGAGGGCGCACAAAGAAGAGGCTGGATCCTCGGATCTACCGGGACGTCCTCGGGGCTTGGGGTCTCCGACAGGGGCAAGGTCTCTTGGGGGGATCCCCAGGCTGTGGAGCGGCCAGAGCAAGGCCAGAGCCCGGCAAGGGGGTCGTGGAGAAAAGCCTGGGGCTGGCTGCTGCTGACCTGAACGGTGGTAGCGACAGCCATCCCCAAGCCAAAGCTACAGGGAGCGCAGGCACCGAGACAACTCCTGCGGGGTCTGCAACTGCGGCTCCCAGTGCCCCGCGTCCCGCTCCCAGATCCAGGCACCACCTCAAGGGCtcgagggaagggaaagaaggaaaagaacagatCTGGTTCCCCAAATGCTGGATTCCCTCCCCTAAAAAGCAGCTGCCCCGCCATAGCCAGACACTCCCCAGACCCTGGGCTCCCGGAGGCACCGGATGGAGAGAATCCCTGGGTCTTGGAGAGGGGGCAGGACCGGAGACCCTGGAGGGTTGGAAGGCGACCCGCCGTGCCCACACCTTGCCCCGCAGTTCCCAGGGCCCGTCCCGTGGGGAAGGAGTCTTTGTCATTGACGCCACGTGCGTAGTGATACGATCCCAATATGTTCCAACCCCCCGAACCCAGCAGGTGCAGCTTTTGCCCTCTGGGGTGACACGCGTGGTGGGGGAATCTGCCAGCCAATCGAAGCCCGGcaaggaagagagtgaaggggcCACGGGCTTTCCTTCCCCTGGCCAAAAGCGGCTGTCGAACAGTCGCCTTTTACACCAGCCCGGCAGGGGCCGCGGGGGCGAAGCTGAGGGCGGGAGGCCGGGGGACTCCCCACTGGAGGAGCGCACCTCCCGCATCTTGGGGCTCCTGGCCCCGGAAGTAAACCTGCGGGACGCCCCCACGCAGCCAGGTAGCCCAGAGCACCAAGCCTTAGGCCCAGGAGCTTCGGGAGCCCAGGGCAGGGCCGAGGGCTCGGAAGTGGCGGTGGTCCAGCGGCGCGCGGGCCGGGGCTGGGCGCGGACCCCAGGGCCCTACGCCGGGGCCCTGCGAGAAGCCGTGTCCCGTATCCGCCGCCACACCGCCCCTGACTCGGACACGGACGAAGCTGAGGAGCTTAGCGTCCATAGCGGCTCCTCTGATGGAAGCGACACAGAAGCCCCGGGCGCCTCCTGGCGGAATGAGAGGACCCTGCCCGGGGTTGGAAACAGTTCGCCGGAGGAAGATGGGAAGACAGCGGAACTGAGCGACAGTGTCGGGGAGATCCTAGATGTCATAAGCCAAACCGAGGAGGTCCTCTTCGGGGTGAGGGACATCAGGGGGACCCAACAGGGAAATAGGAAGAGGCAGTGA
- the PRKAG1 gene encoding 5'-AMP-activated protein kinase subunit gamma-1 isoform X1: METVISSDSSPALENEHPQETPESNNSVYTSFMKSHRCYDLIPTSSKLVVFDTSLQVKKAFFALVTNGVRAAPLWDSKKQSFVGMLTITDFINILHRYYKSALVQIYELEEHKIETWREVYLQDSFKPLVCISPNASLFDAVSSLIRNKIHRLPVIDPESGNTLYILTHKRILKFLKLFITEFPKPEFMSKSLEELQIGTYANIAMVRTTTPVYVALGIFVQHRVSALPVVDEKGRVVDIYSKFDVINLAAEKTYNNLDVSVTKALQHRSHYFEGVLKCYLHETLETIINRLVEAEVHRLVVVDENDVVKGIVSLSDILQALVLTGGEKKP; encoded by the exons AGACCCCAGAATCCAACAATAGCGTGTATACTTCCTTCATGAAGTCTCATCGCTGCTATGACCTGATTCCCACAAGCTCCAAATTGGTTGTATTTGATACGTCCCTGCAG GTGAAGAAAGCTTTTTTTGCTTTGGTGACTAACGGTGTACGAGCTGCCCCTTTATGGGATAGTAAGAAGCAAAGTTTTGTGG GCATGCTGACCATCACTGATTTCATCAATATCCTGCACCGCTACTATAAATCAGCCTTG GTACAGATCTATGAGCTAGAAGAACACAAGATAGAAACTTGGAGAG AGGTGTACCTCCAGGATTCCTTTAAACCGCTTGTctgcatttctcctaatgccag CTTGTTTGATGCTGTCTCTTCATTAATTCGGAACAAGATCCACAGGCTGCCAGTTATTGACCCAGAATCAGGCAATACTTTGTATATCCTCACCCACAAGCGCATTCTGAAGTTCCTCAAATTGTTT ATCACTGAGTTCCCCAAGCCAGAGTTCATGTCCAAGTCTCTGGAAGAGCTACAGATTGGCACCTATGCCAATATTGCTATGGTTCGCACTACCACCCCTGTCTATGTGGCTCTGGGGATTTTTGTACAGCACCGAGTCTCAGCCTTGCCAGTGGTGGACGAGAAGG GGCGTGTGGTGGACATCTACTCCAAGTTTGATGTTATC AATCTGGCAGCAGAAAAGACTTACAACAACCTAGATGTGTCTGTGACTAAAGCCCTGCAACATCGATCACATTACTTTGAGGGTGTTCTCAAGTGCTACCTGCATGAGACTCTGGAGACCATCATCAACAGGCTAGTGGAAGCAGAG GTTCACCGACTTGTAGTGGTGGATGAAAATGATGTGGTCAAGGGAATTGTATCACTGTCTGACATCCTGCAGGCCCTGGTGCTCACAGGTGGAGAGAAGAAGCCctga
- the PRKAG1 gene encoding 5'-AMP-activated protein kinase subunit gamma-1 isoform X2 — MSILKVKKAFFALVTNGVRAAPLWDSKKQSFVGMLTITDFINILHRYYKSALVQIYELEEHKIETWREVYLQDSFKPLVCISPNASLFDAVSSLIRNKIHRLPVIDPESGNTLYILTHKRILKFLKLFITEFPKPEFMSKSLEELQIGTYANIAMVRTTTPVYVALGIFVQHRVSALPVVDEKGRVVDIYSKFDVINLAAEKTYNNLDVSVTKALQHRSHYFEGVLKCYLHETLETIINRLVEAEVHRLVVVDENDVVKGIVSLSDILQALVLTGGEKKP, encoded by the exons GTGAAGAAAGCTTTTTTTGCTTTGGTGACTAACGGTGTACGAGCTGCCCCTTTATGGGATAGTAAGAAGCAAAGTTTTGTGG GCATGCTGACCATCACTGATTTCATCAATATCCTGCACCGCTACTATAAATCAGCCTTG GTACAGATCTATGAGCTAGAAGAACACAAGATAGAAACTTGGAGAG AGGTGTACCTCCAGGATTCCTTTAAACCGCTTGTctgcatttctcctaatgccag CTTGTTTGATGCTGTCTCTTCATTAATTCGGAACAAGATCCACAGGCTGCCAGTTATTGACCCAGAATCAGGCAATACTTTGTATATCCTCACCCACAAGCGCATTCTGAAGTTCCTCAAATTGTTT ATCACTGAGTTCCCCAAGCCAGAGTTCATGTCCAAGTCTCTGGAAGAGCTACAGATTGGCACCTATGCCAATATTGCTATGGTTCGCACTACCACCCCTGTCTATGTGGCTCTGGGGATTTTTGTACAGCACCGAGTCTCAGCCTTGCCAGTGGTGGACGAGAAGG GGCGTGTGGTGGACATCTACTCCAAGTTTGATGTTATC AATCTGGCAGCAGAAAAGACTTACAACAACCTAGATGTGTCTGTGACTAAAGCCCTGCAACATCGATCACATTACTTTGAGGGTGTTCTCAAGTGCTACCTGCATGAGACTCTGGAGACCATCATCAACAGGCTAGTGGAAGCAGAG GTTCACCGACTTGTAGTGGTGGATGAAAATGATGTGGTCAAGGGAATTGTATCACTGTCTGACATCCTGCAGGCCCTGGTGCTCACAGGTGGAGAGAAGAAGCCctga